The window ttcaactaAGAAAGCAGAGAATAAACCACAGCagcaaaggaaaaaattcgAGGGCCCTAAAAGAGAAGCTATCTTGGATTTAGCCAAGTACAAAGATTCCAGAATACGTGTTAAATTAATGGGTGGTAAGTTAGTTATAGGAGTCCTAAAAGGCTATGACCAATTGATGAATCTAGTTCTTGATGATACAGTAGAATACATGTCTAATCCTGATGATGAGAATAATACTGAACTAATTGCTAAAAACGCAAGAAAACTAGGTCTGACTGTTATAAGAGGTACTATTCTGGTGTCTTTAAGTTCCGCCGAAGGGTCCGATGTACTATATATGCCAAACTAAGTTAATTAAGATATTTCATATAAACTATCTTTTATAAgtttaaagaaagaagaaaacagatCGTGGTgtgctttctttttaatgTATTCTCAATACTCGACATGTGCATTACCTAgtttgtcttcttttttttttttcatgacATTTTACTCAAAACTAGAGGACaaaaagtaagaaaaaagaaaagaaagttcaaTCCATTGTATAGGGGAAGCTACCCAGATACATCAAAACAAGATCACCTGTCAACCTTATTGAGGGAACAGATAGTTTATACTCACTAGCACCTCCACCATTTATAGATCTGCTTCTCTCCCATCACTATGAGCTATAATAAACCTACCTCTTCTACTCGTGtagaatttaaaaaaataattaacCTTACTCTACTATTCATAATCATAACATTATTGTTTCAAAACTCAGTAGGCTTCAAGAGGATGTTCCAAAAACTGTTGTCGTtgttttgcaaaaaaagcAACCCAAACTCTGCCAGTAGCAATCACGAATCATTGCCAATTTTTTCGGAAAGCTTAATAGATTTTGATAATGTTAACATGGCCGATAAGACGAGgctatttcttttcctcgttttctctttcatcaTTACTATACCGTTTATGGTATAAACGAGAAAAGTTTGAAGTTATCCGTTTTTGCTTGAAACAAAGTTCGAGACGACGATAGCGGCAACTATTCACGTACAGCGCATTGATAGTTTCCCTTTTCGTTAAGTGTATGCATTTGGCaccgttttttttttattttgaaaagcaTGTAATTACTCTTTCCGGAAATTTACATGAAATGAACTCAATAAGGAACGCCCAACAATCAtacgaaaatgaaacatGCATTTAAGAGGGAGAAAAGgcaagaaataaaagagcGGCAGTCATTATAATATCACTGAAAGTTTTATATAAAGGGCAGGTAAAACGCCAATTTATTTCAATACGATACTTCTTACTTTTCCATTTGTTCATTATAACCAATAAGAGCATTGACAAACTACTGCttacaaaacaaaacaagaaatatcAATGCAACCTATTACTACCACCTCTGCCCAAGCGgctcaaaagaataaatcctctgaaaagaaagacaaTTATATAATTAAGGGTCTTTTCTGGGACCCTGCCTGTGTTATTGCTTGATTTTACATTACAACTAAAATAACCCGAAAATAATTCACACTCTTTCTTCTATCACATGTTGCTGGCAAACTACTTTATTCGATTTCTCTCTTTATTGGCTCATTGCTTTATACACTTACATATTTATTTgtaattatttcttttaaaacATAGATGTTCTTATcctattttcattttttcgtgctcttttttctattttttggGCAGGTgttggagaagaaaaaagccGCGTTCattattcttcaattaCATTTTTTACCTTTCATTTAATCGTTACAAAACATATCTAAACATATATCTATTTCATAAATTCGTAAGTTCGTTAGTTTTATCACAAGAGTGAAAAAGTTTTGGAccagttttcaaaaaaccAGACGACCCCACTATGTACGCTTTCAAATAATGGTTTTTCACTTGACTCAAGTCTGTATTATTTTCACCATTATGTATTCTAATAGGTAAATTATTCGTTTTAAAAGGGGGTGGCAGCGCtggtttgaaaataattttACCTACCCACGGATGATCTTCTGCTAGAGGTTTGATACACCTTAATGAGTCCTTGATGTATCTCTTTCTTGAAACGAGTTGTGTGGTTGGTATCCACTTCGAATCTTCACTACACCGCTTTCTATTTCCATGTTTCAATGATAATCTTTTCGGAAAGTCATGATTTATACAAGCAGATACAGAAAAGTTTCTTGtactgaatattttccCATATTCGTGAACGTTCGTATTCCCACAACGAAGcccattttcattcaaataCATCAACCTATTAATGTCGTCATCCTCACCataatcatcttcatcctcatccACGTAGTTTGTATCgtcttcgtcttcttcgtcgtcttcgtcttcatcgCCGTCACTTAACCTTTCTCCATGATTTATGCGCTTGATAGAATTTAAAATAGATGGCTTTCTCGTACTTTCAAATGGCGTGTCAGGACCAGTGACCTTCAACATTGACTGATCACAATGCAACGGATCCATGGGGTTTGAACTTGATCTGCttctgaaattttcatGAATGGACGATTGTGATGTTAAGGGGGAATGTGCTGTGGGGGAAAAGGCGGGGGATAAAACCGATGAATTAGTGTTTATTGCACTTCCATCGTCATTGATTTCCTCTTGAACGCTATTCAATTCGCTGGATCTCCTGCTTTGCCCAATGTTCATACTCGAGTTTTTTCTAGAACTAAAGtctgttttgaaaaaatgccTTAGTTTTGATGTAAATAAGCCACATACATCACTCTGAGAGCTTTTCCTTGTAGATGAACCGGAGTTAATAGTCCCGTCCACATCATGGCCGGCAGCAGATGCAGACGGAGATAGCAAACTGAAACTCCTTGATCTTGATTTATTGTTTGGGCGTTCGTTGGCGGTAGCGGCTTTTGTTACTACAGATGAGGTGTTAGATCTTCTTAGAATCAGACGATTGGAATGTAGATCATTTTTGCCACTAttgctctttcttttattactatttttgtcctttttcttattgttCTGTTTGGATCTTCTCGTTCTTGGATGCCTTCTTCTAGGAACGCTTCTATAGGTGGGAAGTTCTCTCAGTTCCAGATccaatgataatgatatgCCCATGTTCAAATACATAGCCCAGTAGATCAATTCATCCACATGAGAAAACTGCACTAGAAACTGTTGCCCCTCACAACGCATTCTCAAAACAAAATCTCTGGAAGAATAGTCTACAGGTAGACCAACTTTCGCGCATTGCAGGGAATAACTCTTGAAGAGGCGCTCGTTTGATAAAAATCTGGTTTTATCTTGCGCTATCTCCCTGCATATTCTTTCCTTATCATACTTGTCAAATTGATAAGTGGAATTTGTGGTGAACGCATTCAATAAGGACCGGGCTGGATGATGACGGTCACTGGCATTCTTTGAGTGATGAGAATGGTCAAACATATCACCACCACAATAGTTCTTAATATTTATGGTTAACGAATCGTCgatagagaaaaaatttatttGGGTGGAGTTTATCTGAAGAATAAAGTTGTTCCATAATCTGGAAGTAGCATTCTCAAAGGGCGACAACTTCTCCATCTTCATAGACACCACGGTGTAGTATTCCACAGACGGCGTATAACTTGGAGGTTGCACAGAAGTCAGGCACGGACAACAGTGCTCATATATGGGGTACCTAATGACTTTTGATGGATTAGCGAAATCATAGCATGGAGGTTCTGCAGGATACGGATCTATACAGTGAAGCACGTTGTTGTCGCCTACTCCAGCACCTAGCCCAGCTCGTGGCTCCAATATTTGATTCATGATATCCGTGTCAATATCTGTTATACTATCGATATAGTTGAAAGTCTCTTTCGGAAGCGGAGAATCCAGGATGGAAGCACTGGTATTGCTAGAACAGAAAAACTCCTCGCCCATAGAGATGGTTGAGGTCGTTTGTGAAAGCTTCAACCCACCACTATCCATACCATCATGATCTGCTGTCATTCCGAAGATACTGGAGGTCATTTTCCTGGATAAGCCTGTCTATCTCCTCTGCAGTATGAGAGCACAACACAAAGCAATGgttacttttattttctacaAGTAAGAATCTATGTCCGCATTTACAAATAGACTTTACCAAAACACTCTGCAGCAAAGCAAGAAACTGCAACCGAAGAGATGAGACGGCATGCTGTATATATTAATGAAAAGTATTGCATCTAAGTTTTCCGTTTTCTCTATCCCTTGGCGTAAGACAGAATGTATGCATATTCAGAGACTTTTTCACGATGCCTGCCCCCCACATTTTCTTACTTGATCATAGAACAGATCTATTTCCTTTGCGCAGGGGGAGGGGGGGTGCATGGGGGAGAGAGAGACCGAAGCAGTCAAAAAAACAAGCTCAAAAATAATGGGAGCAAGTGCCAGAGAAACGGCGCGGAGGGGTATGGTGCAGCCAGCAAGCACAGGGTAGCGAAAAACCGCGGCGGAAAATTTTCTGGTGTATCTTTAGATTGTTATTCTCCGTGGGCGGATTTTGATCTTCCGGATCCGCTGATTATACCCGTACGTGAAGGTCCAGGTGTTACTGATGTACGGGTAACAAGGACACCACATTATTCCTCGTAGAGAGTGAGGTATCCGGTTTCGCACCTGCCCGGAAGCAAAAGTCTTGTGTTCAATGGAGGTTTCGAACAGTTCTGTACCTGAGCAACGAGATAATAACAAGGTCCATACGGGCCGCTATGTTAAGGTTGGCACTTGGAGATGTTAAACTGAGAGAGTGCGCGTAATCTTGAATAAAGGCGTTTATAGCATGACTATAATCAACCGAGAACAGGGTCGATTATTGGTTTTTATGTACATAGATAAAGCGAAATAACCGGGAAAGGGTGGATATTCTAATTTGGTGTGCACAGTTATAGGGCAGAAGCCTTAAAGTGTGGGTGTTTTCCATTAGTTGAAAACTAGAGTAGCGTCATTCTGTGAAGTTGTAACGTTTATAAGGAGCCACACAGCTTGTACGTGAGAATGCAGGGGCATTTGTGTAGTCTACATGACATGTATGGTGTATACGGATTGAGTTCtctattttcattatagaATTCTCGGCGGTTATTGAACTGTCCTTtacattttttatcatttttctgTACACTATCATAGTCTGTCTGGTGCATGAAGATGAATTAGGTTTCGTGAAACATGTGAATGTTAGGGACTCGAGTACTCCAATGTTAAGACTACGTCTACTTTCGCGGTCACGGAACAAAATTGGTGAACTGTTGGCTGATTAGTGCAATATGTAGAACCTACAGAATGATCTCCAACAACGGATTGACAGAgctaaagaaaatgattgTGACTAACGTGATTTATTACCAGTGCCACTCATCTCTTCCACTTCATACAGTGGCGTGAGCTCCTAATCCCCGTTTGtgccaaaaaaaagccaTCAGGAACAGTCCAATTATTTCTGCTAGTCATTCGAACTCTTGACCTAAACCTTTATCATCAAGAGTTTCGCACGAAAAGCAAACAAGTTATTGCACCCACCACCTCTATGGTTATGCTCGCCATAGAGTCTATTTATACTAAACTGGCAAGATGTAGATAGTTTACCATGCGCCAAGTATTGTTGACTAATAATTAGCTGTAGTCCCCCCCATCATTTTCCGCATTTGACACGCTAAAGTCTACGCCCCCTAGCATAGATAATAACGTCCtcagttttcaatttcctttATAGTCGGCGTCATCGATGTCTGCTTCGAACTCATGATAGTCAAAGTCATTGCTCTTAGAAATGACGTGGTTCGTGTCGTTGAGTATCGAGAGTTGGTTTCCAACTTGCTTTCAAGTAGTCATAGCGAACGATCTCAGCTTGGTGCTTGGTTTCTCTATGTGCATACTGGGCTGTTTAAAAAGGAAGCACGAATGGCCTGGCTTTTAGATAAGATAAGATAAGGAAGAAtgggttttttttttttttttttttttttttgatagcAGAGCGATACCTTCGGGCACTTCTTACTGCTGCTCCCGCCTATCAAGCGTTTCCGGTAATAGCAAAAGGCAGATAAGATAAGAAAGGTAGAGCCTGTTGTTTCCCTCGTGAACAGATTCAATTGCTGATGCATTGACGAATACTGAGCTATGTGAAGACCCTGTGCCTTATCAGTGTACCAGGCGGTGCAAGAGTCGTTCATTCCAGGCCATCTctcttctttatatataagCAGCAGCAGTTGCACAGATGACAAAAAAGTAGTGGCTAATGGTGTTCATTCGTATAATCAAGGCTTCTTTTAATTataattcttcttgaacAGTGAGTTAGTAAAGGacttaaaaagaacattaGGCCTATAATATAACATCAAAAATGTCCTACAATTTTACAGGTACCCCTACAGGCGAGGGGACAGGTGGTAACTCATTGACGACTGACTTAAACACGCAGTTTGATTTGGCTAACATGGGGTGGATCGGTGTTTGCGCAGCCGGTGTCTGGATTATGGTCCCAGGTATTGGTCTATTATATTCCGGTTtgtcaagaaaaaaacatgcTCTATCACTGCTTTGGGCCTCTATGATGGCATCCGCAGTGTGTATTTTCCAGTGGTTCTTTTGGGGATATTCACTGGCTTTCTCACATAATACTAGAGGTAACGGTTTCATTGGTACTTTAGAATTCTTTGGGTTCCGTAATGTTTTGGGGGCTCCATCCAGTGTCAGCTCACTTCCTGACATTTTGTTTGCTGTCTACCAGGGTATGTTTGCTGCTGTCACCGGTGCTCTAATGCTGGGTGGTGCTTGCGAAAGAGCAAGATTATTTCCCATGATggtatttttatttctatGGATGACTATTGTCTATTGTCCCATTGCATGCTGGGTTTGGAATGCCGAGGGCTGGTTGGTTAAACTAGGTAGTTTGGACTATGCTGGTGGTTTATGTGTCCACTTAACCTCCGGTCATGGTGGGTTAGTTTACGCCCTGATATTGGGTAAGCGTAATGACCCTGTTACACGTAAAGGGATGCCTAAATACAAACCACATTCCGTCACTTCTGTTGTTTTGGGTACAGTTTTCTTATGGTTTGGTTGGATGTTCTTCAACGGTGGTTCTGCAGGAAATGCTACGATACGAGCATGGTACTCTATTATGTCTACAAACTTGGCCGCTGCTTGCGGTGGGTTGACCTGGATGGTTATCGATTACTTCAGATCTGGTAGAAAGTGGACTACAGTTGGTCTATGTTCAGGTATCATTGCCGGTTTAGTGGGTATCACTCCAGCTGCTGGTTTCGTTCCAATTTGGTCCGCTGTTGTTATCGGTGTTGTCACTGCTGCAGGTTGTAATCTTGCCGTTGATTTGAAGAGTCTATTGCGTATCGATGATGGTCTAGACTGTTACTCTATCCATGGTGTAGGTGCCTGTATTGGTTGTGTGTTGACTGGTATCTTTGCTGCTGATTACGTCAATGCCACTGCAGGCTCTTACATCAGTCCAATTGATGGTGGCTGGATAAATCATCATTATAAGCAAGTTGGTTATCAATTAGCTGGTATGTGCGCTGCATTAGCCTGGACTATTACCGTCACATCCATATTGCTACTAACTATGAACGCCATTCCATTCTTGAAGTTGAGATTAAGCGTCGATGAGGAAGAGTTAGGTACTGACGCTGCCCAAATTGGTGAGTTTACCTACGAAGAATCCACTGCTTACATTCCAGAACCAATCAGGTCAAGAACATCTGCTCAGATGCCACCTCCTCATGAGAACATTGATGACAAGATAGTCGGCAACACAGACGCGGAAAAGAATTCTACGCCTTCTGACGTGTCTTCCACCAAGAACACTGACCATATAGTATGAAGGTATACTCTACCAGACTTtggtttttattatttttattatttttaatatttatGTAACGTTTCATTCAATAATTTAATTTTTAATATGCACTATTTCCCTTGCAACGTTCCAGACTGATAATGAATCCTTTTTGTCTATATGAGAAGTTGCTTGAGCGGATTTGCAGTAgactttctttcaaaaagtcTATCCTACACATActgttgataaaaaaataacacaCGCTTTGCCGACGACTACTGATTTTTATTGCCTATAGGAGATATAGCGGTGTGGAACCATGAAGACAGCCTTaatgtactttttttcttcttttctctaacttttactttttcttttcttttttttttgttggtTGTTTGAATCCTCGAAAGTGCACTGAAACGTCGCAGGAATCTGACCTCATCGCAAGTTACCGaagattgaaaatttgACATAAAAGCCTTAAGAAAATCACATCCTTTTCATTACAGTAGTCAACAAGCAAGTATATGTTCTTAACTTTACTTCCAAAAAATAGTAACTTTTATTAGAACTAGGAAGACAGGGGAAAAGAATGGTTTCTAAAGAGTTTTTGCAAGAATTGCCAAAGTGTGAGCACCATTTGCATTTAGAGGGTACTTTAGAACCAGATCTATTGTTTCCATTAGCTAAAAGAAACAACATCACCTTACCAGAAGGTTTCCCTAAATCCGTTGAAGAATTAAacgaaaaatataaaaagttcCGTGATTTACAGGATTTTTTAGATTACTATTACATTGGTACCAACGTCTTGATCAACGAACAGGACTTCTTTGATTTAGCATGGGCTTATTTCGAAAAAGTTCACCAACAAGGATTGGTCCATGCCGAAGTGTTTTACGATCCTCAATCTCATACTTCTAGGGGTATCTCTATAGAGACAGTTACTAAAGGTTTCCAAAAAGCCTGTGACAAAGCTCTGGCTGAATTTGGGATTACATCGAAGCTCATTATGTGTTTGTTGAGGCACATTGAGCCAGAAGAATGTTTGAAAACTATTGAAGAAGCTGCTCCATTCATCAAGGACGGTACTATTTCTGCTTTGGGATTAGACTCAGCTGAAAGACCATTTCCCCCAAATTTATTTGTGGAATGTTACCAAAAAGCTGCCTCGTTGAACGAAGATCTAAAATTAACTGCACATGCAGGCGAGGAAGGCCCTGCTCAATTCGTATCTGATGCTTTAGACTTGTTGCAAGTTACAAGAATTGATCATGGTATCAATAGTCAACACGACGACGAATTACTGGATAGATTGGCTCGTGATGAAACCATGCTAACAATTTGTCCTCTCTCCAACGTGAAACTGCAAGTAGTTAAATCTGTTTCAGAGCTACCACTGCAAAAGTTCCTTGACAAGAACgttccattttctttaaattctGATGACCCGGCTTATTTTGGTGGCTATATCTTGGAGAATTATATCcaagtttcaaaagattttcCACATTGGGACCATGAAACGTGGGGTAGTATTGCCAAGAACGCCATAAAAGGTTCCTGGtgtgaagagaaaagaaaagaagatttgcTAAGTAGGGTGGATCGCGTGGTCGCTAAATATTCTCATTAATGCAATTTACGAGGTAT is drawn from Saccharomyces mikatae IFO 1815 strain IFO1815 genome assembly, chromosome: 14 and contains these coding sequences:
- the LSM7 gene encoding Sm-like protein LSM7 (similar to Saccharomyces cerevisiae LSM7 (YNL147W); ancestral locus Anc_2.119), with translation MTTHLFSTKKAENKPQQQRKKFEGPKREAILDLAKYKDSRIRVKLMGGKLVIGVLKGYDQLMNLVLDDTVEYMSNPDDENNTELIAKNARKLGLTVIRGTILVSLSSAEGSDVLYMPN
- the SMKI14G1780 gene encoding uncharacterized protein (similar to Saccharomyces cerevisiae YNL146W; ancestral locus Anc_2.115); the protein is MSYNKPTSSTRVEFKKIINLTLLFIIITLLFQNSVGFKRMFQKLLSLFCKKSNPNSASSNHESLPIFSESLIDFDNVNMADKTRLFLFLVFSFIITIPFMV
- the MFA2 gene encoding mating pheromone a (similar to Saccharomyces cerevisiae MFA2 (YNL145W); ancestral locus Anc_2.114), whose translation is MQPITTTSAQAAQKNKSSEKKDNYIIKGLFWDPACVIA
- the MPF1 gene encoding Mpf1p (similar to Saccharomyces cerevisiae YHR131C and YNL144C; ancestral locus Anc_2.113), giving the protein MTSSIFGMTADHDGMDSGGLKLSQTTSTISMGEEFFCSSNTSASILDSPLPKETFNYIDSITDIDTDIMNQILEPRAGLGAGVGDNNVLHCIDPYPAEPPCYDFANPSKVIRYPIYEHCCPCLTSVQPPSYTPSVEYYTVVSMKMEKLSPFENATSRLWNNFILQINSTQINFFSIDDSLTINIKNYCGGDMFDHSHHSKNASDRHHPARSLLNAFTTNSTYQFDKYDKERICREIAQDKTRFLSNERLFKSYSLQCAKVGLPVDYSSRDFVLRMRCEGQQFLVQFSHVDELIYWAMYLNMGISLSLDLELRELPTYRSVPRRRHPRTRRSKQNNKKKDKNSNKRKSNSGKNDLHSNRLILRRSNTSSVVTKAATANERPNNKSRSRSFSLLSPSASAAGHDVDGTINSGSSTRKSSQSDVCGLFTSKLRHFFKTDFSSRKNSSMNIGQSRRSSELNSVQEEINDDGSAINTNSSVLSPAFSPTAHSPLTSQSSIHENFRSRSSSNPMDPLHCDQSMLKVTGPDTPFESTRKPSILNSIKRINHGERLSDGDEDEDDEEDEDDTNYVDEDEDDYGEDDDINRLMYLNENGLRCGNTNVHEYGKIFSTRNFSVSACINHDFPKRLSLKHGNRKRCSEDSKWIPTTQLVSRKRYIKDSLRCIKPLAEDHPWVGKIIFKPALPPPFKTNNLPIRIHNGENNTDLSQVKNHYLKAYIVGSSGFLKTGPKLFHSCDKTNELTNL
- the MEP2 gene encoding ammonium permease MEP2 (similar to Saccharomyces cerevisiae MEP2 (YNL142W); ancestral locus Anc_2.99), which codes for MSYNFTGTPTGEGTGGNSLTTDLNTQFDLANMGWIGVCAAGVWIMVPGIGLLYSGLSRKKHALSLLWASMMASAVCIFQWFFWGYSLAFSHNTRGNGFIGTLEFFGFRNVLGAPSSVSSLPDILFAVYQGMFAAVTGALMLGGACERARLFPMMVFLFLWMTIVYCPIACWVWNAEGWLVKLGSLDYAGGLCVHLTSGHGGLVYALILGKRNDPVTRKGMPKYKPHSVTSVVLGTVFLWFGWMFFNGGSAGNATIRAWYSIMSTNLAAACGGLTWMVIDYFRSGRKWTTVGLCSGIIAGLVGITPAAGFVPIWSAVVIGVVTAAGCNLAVDLKSLLRIDDGLDCYSIHGVGACIGCVLTGIFAADYVNATAGSYISPIDGGWINHHYKQVGYQLAGMCAALAWTITVTSILLLTMNAIPFLKLRLSVDEEELGTDAAQIGEFTYEESTAYIPEPIRSRTSAQMPPPHENIDDKIVGNTDAEKNSTPSDVSSTKNTDHIV
- the AAH1 gene encoding adenine deaminase (similar to Saccharomyces cerevisiae AAH1 (YNL141W); ancestral locus Anc_2.104), producing the protein MVSKEFLQELPKCEHHLHLEGTLEPDLLFPLAKRNNITLPEGFPKSVEELNEKYKKFRDLQDFLDYYYIGTNVLINEQDFFDLAWAYFEKVHQQGLVHAEVFYDPQSHTSRGISIETVTKGFQKACDKALAEFGITSKLIMCLLRHIEPEECLKTIEEAAPFIKDGTISALGLDSAERPFPPNLFVECYQKAASLNEDLKLTAHAGEEGPAQFVSDALDLLQVTRIDHGINSQHDDELLDRLARDETMLTICPLSNVKLQVVKSVSELPLQKFLDKNVPFSLNSDDPAYFGGYILENYIQVSKDFPHWDHETWGSIAKNAIKGSWCEEKRKEDLLSRVDRVVAKYSH